Genomic segment of Acidimicrobiia bacterium:
ATCGGGCCCTCCCTCAGCGCCGTCACCGAGACTTTCCCGTCGTGTGACGACCACATCGAGTGGGTGACGCTCGGCTCCGAGGAGTGGAAGCTCGTCCACGGCGACACCTACGGCGCCAACGACGCACCGATCGAAGATGTGATGCCCGGCCAAGGCGGAACCCTCACCGCTGCCCAGATCGCCGCCGTTGCGGCATACGAGCGGGTCTTCTACGGAAACGCGGACGAGGCGATCACGCTCGATGCATGCGGCGTGGAGACTTCGTCAGGCTGAGTGTCTCGCTCCCCCTTCGAGCGCGCCGGTTCTGCTCATCTCGGCGATGTATGCGACGATGCCAACCAGGAGAGCGAAACCCATCACGGGCGTGGAGATGCGCTTGACGACCGGGCTCACCGTGAGCAATCCGATGACGAACCCGGCGATGCCGAGGTTGACGCCCCACATCACGATTCGATCGGTGCCCGACAGCGCAGGTCGCTGCATCCCACCCAACACGACGGCACCGAACAGCAGGTTGGTCATGACGCCGATGAACATGGTGTGGTCGAAGCCGAGGATGAGCCCTTCTTGTGACTCGGTCATGGCATCGATGTCGATGCTCCCGCTGACGACGCCCATGATGAGAATCGTGCCGAGGATCAGGTACACGACGAGGAACAGGCTGCTCAGGCGCACATAGGCACCCGTACCGGCATCCCTCCAACCTGACGGGAGGAGTTCGCTGCGGTATCGGATCAGGAGAATGATCACGCCGACGATCATGAGAAGGTTCGCCGGACCGAGCAGCTCCTCCTCGAGCTGGGCGAGGAATCCCACATTCGCAAGCAGGCCAGCGAGGAACAGGATCCACATCTGGGCAGTTCCGAGGCGATCCTCCGACGACGGCGTGTGGTTTCGGAACAACCATTCGATGACGGCCATCGCCGCGAGGATCAAGAACCCGATCACCATCGCAG
This window contains:
- a CDS encoding c-type cytochrome — protein: MRSLYIVVGVLAFAMVAGCGGDSSNDTPLKQGREVYGNICSACHGSTGQGGIGPSLSAVTETFPSCDDHIEWVTLGSEEWKLVHGDTYGANDAPIEDVMPGQGGTLTAAQIAAVAAYERVFYGNADEAITLDACGVETSSG